In Populus nigra chromosome 10, ddPopNigr1.1, whole genome shotgun sequence, the following proteins share a genomic window:
- the LOC133705542 gene encoding caffeoylshikimate esterase-like, which produces MAREAGNVRYDEESVLNSRGMKLFTCKWIPMNQEPKALIFICHGYAMECSITMNSTAIRLAKAGFAVYGMDYEGHGKSAGLKGYVENMDHVINDCSSHFTSICEKQENKGRMRYLLGESLGGAVALLLHRKKPDFWDGAVLVAPMCKIADDVRPPQMVITILGKLCSVIPTWKIIPTKDIVDAAFKLPEVRQQIRENQYCYKGKPRLNTGHELLRISLDLEQRLEEVSLPFLVLHGEEDKVTDKSVSEKLFSVASSSDKTIKLYPEMWHGLLYGEPVENRDIVFGDIIDWLGNRTHLGNTRLEMEQKRMNDAPSKSK; this is translated from the exons ATG GCACGAGAGGCTGGGAATGTCAGATATGATGAG GAGTCTGTGTTGAATTCTCGAGGAATGAAGCTTTTCACATGCAAATGGATTCCCATGAACCAAGAACCAAAAGCCTTGATCTTTATTTGCCATGGTTATGCCATGGAATGCAGCATCACCATGAATA GCACCGCTATTCGCCTTGCAAAGGCAGGTTTTGCAGTGTATGGTATGGATTATGAAGGCCATGGAAAATCAGCCGGTTTAAAAGGCTATGTAGAAAACATGGATCATGTCATCAATGATTGCTCAAGTCATTTTACAAGCATATGTG agAAGCAAGAGAACAAGGGGAGGATGAGATATCTGTTAGGAGAATCCCTGGGTGGAGCAGTTGCTTTGCTCCTCCACAGAAAGAAGCCAGATTTTTGGGACGGTGCAGTGTTGGTGGCACCCATGTGTAAG ATTGCAGATGATGTGAGGCCACCTCAAATGGTAATTACTATTTTAGGAAAGCTTTGCAGTGTCATTCCAACTTGGAAAATAATCCCAACTAAGGATATCGTGGATGCTGCCTTTAAACTACCTGAAGTAAGACAGCAG ATTAGAGAGAACCAATATTGCTACAAAGGGAAACCTCGCTTGAATACCGGCCATGAACTTCTACGAATTAGCTTGGATCTTGAGCAGAGGCTTGAAGAAGTGTCATTGCCATTTCTAGTTCTGCACGGTGAAGAAGATAAAGTGACAGATAAATCTGTAAGCGAGAAACTCTTCAGTGTGGCTTCAAGTTCAGACAAGACCATTAAGCTGTATCCTGAGATGTGGCACGGTCTACTCTATGGAGAACCAGTAGAAAACCGTGACATTGTTTTTGGAGACATTATCGACTGGTTAGGGAACAGAACTCATCTTGGAAACACCAGATTGGAGATGGAGCAAAAACGTATGAATGATGCTCCTTCCAAGTCTAAATAA